Genomic segment of Paraburkholderia fungorum:
GGTCGTCAGCGAAGGCCGTCGCCCACTGCGTGAACGGCAGGTTGCTGGTCAACACGATTGAACCGCGCTCGTAGCGTTTGGCGACGACATTGAAGAACAGGTTTGCCTCCTCACACCCGAATGGCAGATAGCCGATTTCGTCGATGACGAGCAGCCTGGGTCCTATCACCGCGCGATTGAAGAACTCCCGCAAGCGGTTCTGCTGTCGGGCGGTGGCCAGTTGCATCATCAGGTCGGCGGCCGTGATGAACCGCGTCTTGATGCCTGCGCCGCGCGGTACGCGAGCGACGTCGCAATATGCGTCTTGCCGACGCCGGATGGTCCGAGCCGCACGACATTCTCAGCACGCTTGATGAACGCCAGACTCGCCAGCTCCTGAATCTGCGCATGTGGCGCGCCGCTGGCGAAGCCGAAGTCGTATTGCTCAAGCGTCTTGACACCGGGTAATGCCGCCAGCTTCGTCAGTACCTGACGCTTGCGCTGCTCGTGCGCGCCGAGTTCCGCTTGCAGAAGCTGTTCAAGGAAGTCGGCCATACTCGAATCGGTTGTTGCAGTGCGTTGTGCGAGCGGCGCCCAGTCAGTGGCGATACAGTCGAGCTCCAGTTGTGCGCACAGTCCGGCAATCCGTTCATGTTGCAGATTCATGCTGCGACCTCCAGCAACGCGTCATAGACCGCTAGCGGATGCTGCAGGCTCTCACGTGGCAGCACGCGGCGGTCGTCCGGCACAGCAAGCGCTGGCGTCTGCGCCGGCAGCGGCAGGAGTGCTGCCTGCTCAGCAGCAAGCCTCACCGCTGGACGCTCGCCTGTGGTCGCATGACGGCGCGTGTTGGCAACCTCTGCCAGCCGCCTGCCGATGTGCGCGTTGGCGGTCTCTACATCCAGCTTCAACCCTGACGACCTGAGCGTCTCGGCAAGCGGCACAACGAAGCTCTCCTTGAGATAGCGGTTGAACGGTTCGACGTTGCCCTTGGTCTTCGCGCGATACGGGCGGCACACCTTCGGCGTGAAGCCATAGGTTTCCGCCAGCGCCAGCAACTGCCTATTCCAGCGATGCTCGCCCTCGCCAAATGCATCGCGCCCGATAACCACCGACTTCGCGTTGTCAAACAGCACATGTTCCGGTCTACCGCCGAAGTAGACAAGCGCATCACGCAGGCAGTCACACAACGTAGTGGCGTCCTCACGCGCAGTGAACCGAACGAAGCTCGCGCGGCTGTAACCCATCGTCGCGACCAGCGCGAGCAATGGCTCGCGTCCACGCCGGATAACGGTGAAGTCGGCCTGCATCTGCTTGCCGGGCGCGGTTTCGAAACGCACCACCGGTTCGACTTCGGGACGCTTCTGCTTCGCGAACTACAGGAAGCTGAACCGTTGCCGGAATCCAGTGCGGCCGCGCGGCGGCGACGCGCTCCAGCAGGTAGTCCTTGAACGGTTCGAGCTTCGTTGCTCGCGGCTCACGCTGAGCTGTAACGGCTAGCCTGCTCGTTCCTCAGACAGCGTCGCACCGCGTTGCGCGATAAACCTGTTTGCCTCCCTATCTCACGCACCGCTGTCCCGCGCCGGGCCAATACCTTGACTTCCACTGCTTGCTCCTGAGTCAGCATCGGCGGCAAAAGCCGCCATCGTCTCCCAGGTGGGTCACATTTACTTCGGCGACGGGGTCATTTTACATCGGCGCTAACAAGTACGAGCCGCTCGTACATATCGCGCATCATTGATCGACTCAGTGCGGTCAGCTCATTGTGTCCATCGTCAATAATCGCCGGAAGCTGCTGACGCACCTTCAACGCCGTTTGCGCCATGACCACGCCGTATTCGGCAAGCAGGCCACGTATCTGGTTGATCTGCACGATACCGTCGCGCATGAGCAGGCTGCGGATTCGGTGTATGGACTGGACATCTTGCTGCTCAACTCTATTGACCGCAACGTAGCGCATGGTCGGACGGGATGCAGCCTCTACAATTGCTTCCGCATCGTTGCGATCATTCTTCTGGGATTTCACAACCGGTTTGAGGAATCGGGGCGCAATAATCTGGACATATGCCCCGTCGCAGAGAACCGCCGCGCCCAGTAATGCGGTCCTCCACAGGCCTCCATCACGATACGGCAACAAGGGAGACCGACGATGGATTCCAAAAGCTTGTTGCGGCTGACGCGCCGACTCAAAACCGGGTGACCGCGTTCGTCCACGCCATACAGCTAGAAGACATTTTTCGCAAGGTCAATGCTTAGCAACGCGACTTTCATGAGGGCCTCCGTTTAGTTGTGGACCACGAATCGCCCATACTGCCATGTCTTCCAGTGATGAGCGTTCATGTGCCGAAGGTGGGACGAGACCATTCCACTATATCCGGGCTTGTTGCAGCCTGATACGCTGCGAACCACCATGAAATCCGCTGACCCTTGCCTCACTTCTCCCACGAGCTCGAAGCTCATGAAGCGATTCAGGTTTGTCGTGAACATGCCTCGATTTCACGTACAGCAGGACATTTGTTAGTTTCCTGTTTGTACGGAGGATTGCATGTCAGAGAAATCAGTGCCGAAACGGCAATATATGGACGAATTCAAGGTTGAGGCCATCAGGCTCGCTGAAACAGTCGGACAGCATGAAGCGGCACGCAGGCTCGGGGTGCCAGTGGAGACGTTAGGGAACTAGAGCCGGCGTAGTCGCGATTCCGAAGACGGTGTCGCGACGAGCGGTCGTGATGTGATCGCTGCACGTGTGACGCGCCCCAATCAGCGAACTGGGGGCCCAGAACAGCCGGCTATTAAAAGAACTCCCCCGCGCGAAACTGGGTATCGGAGATGCCTCGAAAACCGACGCGTACTTCGCGAAGAAGTAGCAATGAGGTACTCCTAGATGGACGATTACCGCGATCAGCACTGCATGACACGGCTATGCCAGATTCTGGACGCTTCACGCAGCAGATAATGCCAGTGGCGCGTTCGTGAGCCCAGCGCGAGAACGCATCCGAACGCGGCCTTGGCTGCGGGGATAGCCACCATCCGTCGCACGCATCGTGGTGTGTATGCCCGCCGACGTGTCATGCGGCAATTGCGAGTCGAAGGTTGGCGGCGTAGCTTGCAGCACCAGGGCTTGCGCCCGGTCTACAGGCGCGCCTATCGGGTTACGACGGACTCGACGCACAGCCTTCCAGTAGCGCCGAACCTGCTCAATCGTCGTTTAGATGGCTAGCAGCCTGATCGCGCTTGGTTCAGCGACATCACGTTATCAGGACCGGCGAAGGCAGGCTGTATCTCGCTGCGATTCTCGATCTGGGGAGCCGACGCATTGCGGGCTGGTAAATTATCGAACGCATCAATGCCGAGCTGGTTTACCAGTCACTGCGCAGCGCGTGCTGACAACGCAAACTGGCACTGGGACTGCTGCTACATTCTGACAGAGGGGAGCAATATTCAAGCCGGGCATACCGAAAGCTGGGAGCCGGATTCAAGTCAATGATCTCCATGAGTCGTCGTGCCGATGCGTGGGACAATGCCCCGATAGGATTTCTTACCCCTATCGACCATGAGGCCGCGTTGAAGGCTGCATCATCCGCTGTACGTGGAAACGAGGCAGGGGCACTAAAGCATTGGACGCGTGCTACACACTTTCTGACCCGGACGCTCGAACGGGGTGAATGCCGAAATGAGTCTTTAGGTAGCCCCGAGGTACATTGAGCTGCCGTCGGCCGTTCTTCACAAACGACCGATTCCTTGATGTGTAGGCTGTCGGGGGCAGTCTTCCTATTCTCGATAGCGGTCATTCCTCGTGTGGTTAAGACGGTGACCTGCTTTGTGCCGCAACGACCCCGTCTTTTGAGAAATATATTGGCCTATGACCGTCCACGATCACGACCGCCGTCAACGCCGTCTTGCCTGTCGCCTCGATCGTTGAAAACCGCGCGTCCGCATTCCTCCCACCAAAACTGCGGCCATCAAGGGCAACCCCTATTATCTGATCCCCGATCGCAGCCAAGTCCGTGATCGAAGCTGTAGAACCAGTATCGATAGCCGTCCATGTATGACCACTATCGGTGCTTCGGGAAAGGTGGCCAAGAAGTCCTCCCACGATAATCGAATCGTCAGCAGCGACCACTCCTGTCCAAAGACTACCTTTGCTCCCGGTGCTTTCATAAACCCATGATGATCCGTTGTCATCCGATCGAAGCACTAATCCTTGCTCCGCAGAAACGAACACCGTACCCCGACGATTCCCGAAAACATGAAACAAATTGCGGTCAGCCTTTTCAGCGCCTGGGGGAGGCGGGAGTTTTACCTGTCGCCAATTCTTTCCACCATCGTCTGTCACCAGCATCAACGACCACAACCCAACGGCCACGCCGTGTCCGGCATCGCTGAAATAGACGGAATACAAAGGCTGATCGACCGAAGTATCGGAGCGCTCCAACGACCACGTTTCTCCTCCGTCGGTTGTACCCAATATCACGCCCCACTGCCCAACCGCCCATCCACGCTTCTGGTCCGCAAAGGAGACAGCGGATAGAGTCGCAGAAACTGGAACTGATTTTGCCTGTCGGAAGGTTTTCCCCGAATCGTCAGATAACAACACGATACCGTGTTCGCCGACAGCGACTATCCGCTTCCCGGCCAATGTTGCGTCCAGCATCATCTGATGTACTGGATCCGCCCACGGATGGGCAGCCGTAATAATGTCCGTTGCAGCTACGGCTTCGCTTGCGTAAGCAAATGCGATGGAAACCAACAAAAAATAAACCTTTCTTAGCATTTTGGCGCCCTGCCCTAATGGTGTCGTATTCTTCAGTGGCTCAGCACTCCCGAAACCTTAACGGGTGTCCTTCGGGGGAATAACTTCTCCAAAGTGACGACAAGAGCTGGAAGTGCCGTCATTGCCATTATCAAGTTCACTACAAACATGAAGGCGAGCAATTTTCCCATGTCAGCCTGAAACTTCAGCGGAGAGAAACTCCAGGTGACAACTCCAATTGCCAACGTGATAGCGGTAAAGATCGTCGCAACCCCGACCTCCAGCATTGAGCGCTCGACGGCCTCGCCTATCTGCTGGCCGTCCGCCATATGCAACTGAATGCGATTGTAGATATAGAACGCATAGTCGACCCCTACGCCAACCGCAAGCACCATCACTGGCAGCGTTGCGACAGTAAGCCCGATATCGAGCGCTTTCATGAACCAATATCCAATGAAAGTCGCAACTGTAAGCGGCAGACAGCAGGCTACCATTGCCCGTATGTCGCGATATGCCAGAAATACCAGAATCAGAATGGCAGCGTAAACATTCAGCATCATCGGTAGTTCGCTCTTCTGTACCTCGTCATTTGTGGCTGCCAACACCCCGGCATTACCTGCCGCAAGACGGATCGTCACACCAGGTTGCTGATGCGACGCTCTGTAACTCTTGACATCGTCCAATACACGATTGAGCGTGGTTGCCTTATGATCCTTCAAGAACAGATGCACCGCGGTCATAGTGCAATCCTTGTTCATATAACCCTTGACGCGTCCAATCTCCGCAGAAAGTCCACCGTAGTTGCCGGGATCAATAGGCACCACGTTCATTTTCGGATTCCCTTCGTTGTATCCCTCGTTATATTCGCGCAACATCGCTGGGAACGATTGAACAGAAACGACCCCGGGCTCGCTCTTCATTGCTGACGCGAAATCGTCTTCGAACAGGCCCACGGCCGGGTTATCGCAAGCTGCTCCCGTCGACTCGAAGACCACAGTTAGCCAATCCAGACCGACGTCGTAATTGCTCGATATGGAGACTGCATCACGATTAAATCGCGAGTCGGCTCGCAATTCCGGTGCCCCAGGTTGAAGAGTGCCAATTACCCGACCACTGCTTTGCCAGACCGCGATCACGAAGATCGCCAGCGTAATCGCCACCACCAGATATGCATTCCGCGGCTTTGCCACCAGCGAAAGCTTCCGAAGCCAAGCTGACCGTCGTTCGCGCACCTCTAATGCTTTTTCGGCATAAGCCTTACTGAAATTGCAACAAGACGCAGCCACGGGAAGCATGATCAGATTTGTGATGATCTTATATGCCACACCTAACGAGGCAGTAATCGCCAACTCGCGCACCATCGGGATAGGTATC
This window contains:
- a CDS encoding efflux RND transporter permease subunit; this encodes MLNRVVFYLKGLFFGHRRLVLFGILAFTIVMAFFGAQLRMEAGFEKQMPIGHEYIQTFQKYKGDLLGANRITVVVRARHGSIWTQSGLTRLYQVTQAVEFLPNIDRQGVQSLWTPNSFVNEITEDGFRASPVIDGTITPDQLTPASVAVIRRSASNGGYIGTLVSHDETSAMITAEINERDATGRVLDYVDFNHLLEARIRKPFEDAGYEVQITGFAKQIGDIADGAKGVIGFCLIALVLTAIAVYWYSRSFRFTILPVLCSLTSLVWQFGTLRLLGYGLDPLAVLVPFLVFAIGVSHGVQQVNYIVRELSQGKNSLDAARSSFSGLLVPGVLALVTAFVSFVTLLLIPIPMVRELAITASLGVAYKIITNLIMLPVAASCCNFSKAYAEKALEVRERRSAWLRKLSLVAKPRNAYLVVAITLAIFVIAVWQSSGRVIGTLQPGAPELRADSRFNRDAVSISSNYDVGLDWLTVVFESTGAACDNPAVGLFEDDFASAMKSEPGVVSVQSFPAMLREYNEGYNEGNPKMNVVPIDPGNYGGLSAEIGRVKGYMNKDCTMTAVHLFLKDHKATTLNRVLDDVKSYRASHQQPGVTIRLAAGNAGVLAATNDEVQKSELPMMLNVYAAILILVFLAYRDIRAMVACCLPLTVATFIGYWFMKALDIGLTVATLPVMVLAVGVGVDYAFYIYNRIQLHMADGQQIGEAVERSMLEVGVATIFTAITLAIGVVTWSFSPLKFQADMGKLLAFMFVVNLIMAMTALPALVVTLEKLFPRRTPVKVSGVLSH
- a CDS encoding WD40/YVTN/BNR-like repeat-containing protein, whose amino-acid sequence is MLRKVYFLLVSIAFAYASEAVAATDIITAAHPWADPVHQMMLDATLAGKRIVAVGEHGIVLLSDDSGKTFRQAKSVPVSATLSAVSFADQKRGWAVGQWGVILGTTDGGETWSLERSDTSVDQPLYSVYFSDAGHGVAVGLWSLMLVTDDGGKNWRQVKLPPPPGAEKADRNLFHVFGNRRGTVFVSAEQGLVLRSDDNGSSWVYESTGSKGSLWTGVVAADDSIIVGGLLGHLSRSTDSGHTWTAIDTGSTASITDLAAIGDQIIGVALDGRSFGGRNADARFSTIEATGKTALTAVVIVDGHRPIYFSKDGVVAAQSRSPS